The following proteins are encoded in a genomic region of Glycine max cultivar Williams 82 chromosome 18, Glycine_max_v4.0, whole genome shotgun sequence:
- the LOC100784006 gene encoding purple acid phosphatase 15 isoform X2, whose product MILFGFLGLQYVSHIVAGEFQIGDNIEPLDPETVASIVQYGRFGRSMRHQATGYSLVYSQLYPFEGLQNYTSGIIHHVRLTGLRPNTLYQYKCGDPSLSGMSDVHYFRTMPASGPKSYPSRIAVVGDLGLTYNTTSTVNHMTSNHPDLILLVGDVSCANLYLTNGTGADCYSCSFPNTPIHETYQPRWDYWGRYMQPLISSVPIMVIEGNHEIEEQAENQTFVAYSSRFAFPSEESGSSSTFYYSFNAGGIHFIMLGAYISYDKSGDQYKWLERDLASVDREVTPWLIATWHAPWYSTYKAHYREAECMRVEMEDLLYKYGVDIVFNGHVHAYERSNRVYNYTLDPCGPVYITVGDGGNREKMAITHADEPGQCPEPSTTPDDYMGGFCAFNFTSGPAEGNFCWDRQPDYSAFRESSFGHGILEVKNETHALWIWHRNQDFYGSAGDEIYIVREPQNCPPIKPEEGAKIFNFKMH is encoded by the exons AATTGGGGACAATATAGAACCCTTAGATCCTGAAACTGTTGCTAGCATAGTTCAATATGGAAGGTTCGGAAGGTCCATGAGACACCAAGCAACGGGTTATTCCCTCGTTTACAGTCAACTTTATCCTTTTGAAGGCCTTCAGAACTACACCTCTGGAATTATACATCATGTTCGTCTCACAG GATTGAGACCCAACACACTATATCAATATAAATGTGGAGATCCTTCTTTGTCAGGAATGAGTGACGTTCATTATTTCAGGACTATGCCAGCTTCAGGCCCCAAGAGCTACCCTAGCAGAATAGCAGTGGTTGGAGACTTGGGTCTTACATACAATACCACATCCACTGTTAATCATATGACCAGTAACCATCCTGATCTTATTCTGTTGGTTGGAGATGTTAGCTGTGCCAACCTCTATCTTACTAATGGCACTGGGGCAGACTGCTACTCTTGCTCATTTCCTAACACTCCCATCCATGAAACCTATCAGCCTCGTTGGGATTATTGGGGAAG GTACATGCAGCCTCTGATTTCTAGTGTCCCAATAATGGTAATAGAAGGGAATCATGAGATAGAAGAACAAGCTGAAAACCAGACATTTGTTGCTTATAGTTCTCGATTTGCATTCCCATCAGAAGAGAGTGGATCATCATCCACTTTCTATTATTCTTTCAATGCTGGGGGGATACATTTTATAATGCTGGGGGCCTACATATCCTATGACAAATCAG GGGACCAGTACAAGTGGTTGGAGAGAGACTTGGCTTCTGTTGACAGGGAAGTAACTCCGTGGTTGATAGCTACATGGCATGCACCTTGGTATAGCACCTACAAGGCTCATTATAGAGAAGCAGAGTGTATGAGGGTGGAGATGGAAgacttattatataaatatggcGTTGACATTGTCTTCAATGGACAT GTTCATGCGTATGAGAGATCAAACAGGGTATACAACTACACATTGGATccttgtggtcctgtttatatCACGGTTGGAGACGGTGGTAACAGGGAAAAGATGGCAATCACACATGCTGATGAACCTGGACAGTGTCCAGAACCATCAACTACACCAGATGACTATATGGGTGGCTTCTGTGCCTTTAATTTTACTTCCGGTCCAGCAGAAGGTAACTTCTGTTGGGACCGACAGCCTGATTATAGTGCTTTCAGAGAAAGTAGCTTCGGTCATGGCATTCTAGAG GTGAAAAATGAAACCCATGCACTGTGGATTTGGCATCGCAATCAAGACTTTTATGGCAGTGCTGGAGATGAGATTTACATTGTTAGGGAACCTCAAAACTGCCCACCAATCAAGCCAGAG gAGGGTGctaaaatatttaacttcaagaTGCATTAA